The following nucleotide sequence is from Acyrthosiphon pisum isolate AL4f chromosome A2, pea_aphid_22Mar2018_4r6ur, whole genome shotgun sequence.
aattaaatcagcCAGCCACTGCAATAGttaagtacttaaatatattcacaGGTATACATGATTAATAATGATTAGATTAGaatggttaatattttaactacttgCGAGCAACAACGGAAAATGCACTTTCATTGTATATTGACTGTGTAGTATGCACCCGTATCATTAGTGCCgttacatatttgatatttcatagtgttaaaataaattaccatttacAATCTGGTACTTAACTTTTGAGTGTTTGACCagaaaatgtttgtaatcatTCATCAACCAGGATTCTTAAGCTAAACTAAACACATACTTATGTTATTTTTGCCTTGAACGAGTGCTTCCACatagcatttaataaattaatacacattattacgaCACAAGTGGCTATTTTAGAAACGGTTTTAACTTCTTAAGTataagtagtaaaatattatcatttaaacaagaatatatttccaaaactaCTCACACAGTTATTACAGAGCTTCATTTTAGCTAGTAAAAACCAAAGAtgaaccaataaaaataatagaaaacttttttaaaaacataaaattttagACGCGACTTCCTCttacacttaaatttaatttggtctacaataattgtatatcgaACTAATCATATCATCTGTAGGCATTCTATAACTATAGTGTACTACTATATAGTGCTAAGACAAAATGTTCAGGGTACGCCCTAAGGGAGGGGGGATTCCCCCATTTAttgatagaatttaaaattctttagGTGCAAACCACtaattgtatgttaaaaatatttggatccTCCCTTTGAAAAAATACTGGGTACACCACTGCATGGTAGGTTTAAAAGAAATGTTAGTCagggaaataatttataacttttgcTTAGTTAAAAACAAACTTGTTTGATAccttttaatacaaaatagtaaatacatcaATAAGAATACCTGATGACACTTTTTATCATTATGACTTACAGGTTAagacataaatataatgattctgaattaattaatttccaatAATGTACCAAATTCAAAGTGAACCAAACACATtgtttttatcaacaataaaaaaaaaatagttttgtaatggtacatttttttttattagtcataaaaattaaatttaaaacgtacaatttaaaagaaaaatcctAAGATTTTGCCTCCTAAATGTTTCCGTCTGGCTTCTTCGTGATCCATAATACCGCCACTGGTGGTCAGTACTACAAATCTGTAACAAAAAATTCATTgttaagtaacttaactttcatgatattgtacaaattattttatatagtatacctattaaatttaatatttaaactaaaatataactaaaatcagaatataaaacattatctaaaatacaaatacataattatagtttacatgtattttaaaattgtgcatACAAGTTAGCAATGTAATGGCATTAGGcacaatacatttgaaaataatgtattttttttatttagcaagCTCATGAGaagttatttaacaataaatatcttCTGTCGGAACTTGCATAATTTCAAGTAATAACTATCCATTCATACAAAACACTACagcaatgaataaataaataaaacattatattttaacacacaagtatatcaataatattttgtaataatataaaaagcagTCATCTAatactaataagttattagttGATGACCAAGAAGTtggtaaaaaatgataaaaaaatttgaagctTCTTTTTATGAATGAGTATCAGATGATATTCTGAAtaatttgactttcaaaattattaacattattttaacatagaaacacttatataaacataaaaataaaagattagtAGCTCTatcaattgtaaatataaaaatgcatagtAGTGTTGATTATtcatacaatgaaataatagaTTTGTGACCGACTTGACTTAATAGTGATCAGATTACTTGAAGTATTTTAGTAACTCATTTTAAGAAGGGTATTGATATTTGTTGTCTGTGTTCTACATGTGCAATATGTGAAAAACTATCAATTTTGCTTCTATAATACAATCAATGGGATAACTGTTATAAAAGAGGTTAGAAATgagcataaataaaattatacacgaGATTGTCAGGCCAAAAATGTTCACTCTCAAATCAAATTTTCGGAAATTGGGGAGAGAAATTCCTAATTGATCGTGTGCAGGTAATTAGTTGATAAAATCATTATTGATTATTGCTCTGATGGAtgcaaaatgtgtattttttaccATGTTGCACTTATCAGACAGAAACAACAAATATCGGTACCAAATCttcttaatacttttataatgtttattacaatTACTTAATACACACtaagtaaattgaattatacaatttatgatttaatacatttagtacATTGAATGTactcccaaaaataatatactcaatcttaaacataatattatacaagtaaagaggaaatatattgatttccgtaataaaaattattcttattacaaCATACGCATGACTACATCCTTATATTAAATCTCTTAGGcacttaaaaataacttaattgtctaataaatacaatatgaaaaataatttataatataatataatgataagtaattaattttgtctATACAAGCTAGCAATGTAAAGACATAAAGGTACAGTACATCTGAAAATAATGTAAGATTTAGTTTTGCAATCATTTAAGGTTTAAGGAAAATTACATTATACTTTAAAGTTCCACTACCATAGTTTGCATAATAAATGTCATAATACTAATGTTGAAACATGTAAGAAGTTATATTGTTcttcaatttaaatgtttaaaccaAATCAAAACTATACTAATGTTTAGTcatgagtttttaattataaaatccgTTAAGtagtttatattgtttatacaagGTAGCAATGTAAAGACATATAGGTACGGTACATCTGAAAATAATGtaagattttattttgcaaacaTAAAGATTTAAGGAAAATTACACTGAACTAATTTTCCAAGACCATTGTttgcataatactaatattgtaacgtgtacaaagtaatattaatactttaaatttgcAAAAAGttttgttcaaattattatttaatattaaattattgtagttgactattaaaaattatttggtcgAAATATATATGGTgtttcaaagtaaaaaaaaatatttaattgaggAGATATTAGGGTAAGGGTATTTAGAATGGCCAGATGATGTTATTGGGCCGCACTCGACATACTGCATATCTTATAGGTAAATGTTACTCACTTTACACAatgatttacctatattaacacttaatttttgatgtttgatttatgtatataagtatgaaTTTTGTGTCAAGACAAGAGAGGTATCAATAATTGCAATATAAcatctagtttttttttaattattaaattatcagttGCGCTATGCTGTATCACAAAAAGTAACTACTGCAGTTACAGGGTGTATAGTGCGACCATATAAGACAGTGACCAGATAACCGTCTAAAACTGGTTTGGTCCCATGTAACTGGTAATTGACTTACTTAGTCGCACTatatataacaaacatttttttataagatttgaaatacttaaaaaaaaaacatttcgcCACATTAGACAAATTATGGTTCCACAAAAATAGTCTGTGcataaaaacatataacatacgtacaaaaaaaatttacttttatgaTAATTAAGCTTTTGTGTGAAGCAAGCAACTTCTAAACGATTAAGATATGCAATTACAGCGTACGCACCCAAtgacgttaatttttttaatttctcataACTTTTTAATGAGTCAAATTGttaaacctaaaatattttttagaatttaacttttttttaaatttaaaaaaaataatttttggggttTTGTGTGCCTTtaatggtatataaaataaatagttcatattgTCTATGCAAGCTAGCCATGGAAGtacagtatatattaaaataacatttaaacattttaaagaattttaatttaggaaaatgtatatgtttaagGTAAATTACATATACTAAAATTGGaatgtttaaaaactataattgatttgcataatataacacttagtaatttatattatataacctgaACAGTTCAAAACGTGAAAAGTAAATCATATTTCAATTAgtaaaatcatcaaatatacttattgaGCTCAAAAGAACAGTTTATGCATAtcctaatgtaaaataaatgtaatttgtttatacaagcTAGCAATGTAAAGACATGTAGGTACAGTACATCTGAAAATAATGTAAGATTTAGTTTTGCAATCATTTAAGGTTTAAGGAAAATTACATCATACTTTAAAGTTCCACTACCATAGtttgcataattattatcaaacaataaatacatttataatatacttataaactacgacaaataattattaaaacaatcaaaataactttttagttaattaattaagagatatctataaaaattataattcaaaatgtaatgcTTCTTGGACCAAATATTAAGAAATCTTATTATTCATCCAGGAAATTTACATACAACATTTcacaaaacaaacaaatactaaaatactatactGTTTACAATTggttataaatttgttaaactATACAATCAATGCttgaattaagaataataatcccATGGAAAAAATTACTGCAAAAATCACTGacaattcaaatgaaaaattaaagaaattcaaaaaagttaaataacttgaatgacaaataaaataaaatggagtaaactattgcatttaaattatcaacaatttggaagatattaattacattactttaaatatttttttaattgtataaactaGTTACCTATCAcgatatacaaattttatttattaattgttataaaaacatttttacttgacattttttttacggttacttgaaaataaacaaaataaatctgactctaaagaaaaatgtaactattattataacatgagaATTAATATTGCAAGTAGATAGTACCCACCCAGAAATGTGTAATCCAGATTCTTCTTTATTTACCATGGCAGCTTGAAACACATTTTTCTGCAGTCAAAGTGGAATAAATGCAAGACTGGCTGTATTACAAATTCACAGTAAGTCCTACAATTATCCCCCCATGACGACAGTAATTTTGAACCTAAAtgtatcttattttaaatttacatattataatctaataaactgagttaaaatattacatatcacTTAACCAATAATActacaacataattattattaatcactaataattataagaaaaaaaaactatcaatgtaatattatttataacctaatttaatcaactatctaataaatttaaatcttaaaattaccCGAACTGTCTGGATGGAAGTAGCTGATTAgtccatttttcaatatttctaaTTGGTACATCAAATCTTGGAGAAATGACACCACACTTATTAAGACGACCAGTTAAGTTAACTACAACTTTGCCAGCCCTGTGATCATCGACAATTTCAAATTCGCCAATgtaacctaaaaataaaatattgttaatatttattgttaagaggatgctacagaCATTTGTTGTCTACGTCTTAGGCCGGGTTGCATAAAAGAACAGTCTGTACATTGGTTACCGGCTCTGTAAGGTTTTAATGATTGTGTAAACTATGCTAGTGTTgcaataagaaatattaaattattgataaccgtggttaccaaataaattaaaccataatataccaTGTGTTAATcttgtcataataattttacctatctGTAAGTATTTACAGATGCAAAATCCTATCTACAGTCTACAGGTCCGGTAGCCAATAATTTACAGAGCCAGAACTTTACCAAACGTTTAAGCAACacctaatttttttacaaagcCGTTAACGCATTAACAGATCTGTAAGTTGTTGCAGTATGTTTATGCAACCCAGCCTTTGAAGTGTGTAACATAGTAATTGTACGCTCGGCAGATCATatttagctctgttagtttacAAATTAGTGAATTGACCCCTTATAAAATTTAGAGGTAAGATTAATATCTAGGGCATTTCATAGGctttttgttatgttttaactttaaagagAGAtagagtattttaagatgtacaaacagttaacaattataaaatactcataactcgctttaaaattaaaatataataaaaaggcTATGAGAtgtcctagataataatcttacctttaaattctACAAGAGATCATTTCACTCTAATTGTTtaactaacagagctaaacaTGATCTCTTGGGTTTAAAAGCTTTCTAGATATTCTTAGTAAGTTATGaaggtactaaaaataaatactagcTTAGTAGTTGGtagtttatttaagaaaataaatttctattgcattttaatattatctacatagtCCTAaccagttaatattttaataccctAAGTATATAACTGAAAATTACAAACCCATCAGTAACACATACCTAGTATTCTACCTTAAAATTTcacatttgtataaataatttttgtattgtaggtaactcaaataatatatcactgCAGTACTTAAATAAGCTCACCATACAACCCAACAGTCATAATTAGACAAGCATACAAATATGTAGATACTAAGAGGacaatttaatgaaatgtaggtaggtacctattaatacaaTGATTCTTTATAACTACATACAAAAACATTACAGTACATTTAGAGAACAAGacaatgagtataatatattgcttagttttttttttatattttgtgaataatagaaattgatgaaatattaggtattgttaCAAGTGTAAATGTTTACGGTAAATTGGAATTAACACTTGGCAACGCACCAAGTGTTCTGAAACAAATCGGATGTTAGAACACTGGCACTGCGAGACTGACGGCATAAAAGAACCAAACTATTGTAACTTTTTTGTTTGACAAAACACAGAGCAAATCTCATTGCTGATATATATACCGTGATATAATTTACGGTAACGCGAACTACAGTAACTTACCGTGACTCATCATGACTTTCAAGAACTTGATGATGACTTTTGAACACGGCCTAATGAGGACTTGGCGTTTACCTCGCTTTTCGGCGTTGTTTATTGACTTAAGAGCATCGCTCAATACGTTCATGCGCACCATCTTGACACTTTATTCGAAACAcctgaaaaattgaaataataatttcgcaTTCGACAAACGACACCGGGCGACGATCCAGGCTCAATGCGACGGTGGTATCATCGTCACCATCGTCGTCATCCGCCGAAGACCCAAAGCGGAAAAACTTCGACCATTATTGACCGGAAACGAGCGGTCTCGAAATCCGGACATGTCCGACGACGGATCGTCGGGCCGCCAACAGATTGTCGAAGTACACCAGTTGACGGTCGAAAGCGGTCGATTTGCGATTACGGAAACTCATAAATACCTGGGATTACGATGGATGAATAATGCGATCAGAGACCTCAAAACATTACACCGACTGCGGGCCCGAAGCAAAAAGACTGAGATCGCGAACGGTTGTCAGCAGGGCGAACTGGGAGAGAGAGCGCGATTGTTTGAGGTTATGTTTATGTTGGTGATAAAATTTCGTCGCGCgaccatagacataatattgttaaaaccaGCCTTGGGGGATTTTCGTCAAGAGCATTTCACATTCATCTCAGCTATtgttaaaatttccaatttacgaatgtttttagaaatacattttcaatttcgaattatcgttcgaaaaaaaaatgatcacgCCGTGCAGTTGGCAACGTAATCGTCGGCGCGAAATTTAAAACTCCCGTACGTCTTCGTGTCAAGCATTATTCGCGTCGTAGAATATAGATAAGGTAGTATAGCTATATAGTGATCAgtgtcaatttatttaaattgcattataaaataatcttctCTGACTTTTCGATTTCGAATATTCAATTTACTGAAcgttttattagtttaattcaTCGACGGGTTTCGATTTGTGTGTATTTCACTGTTACAATCAATGATATTTTTACCACCATTACAGGATATTAGGATaacaatgattataaatattatattattattcatcataatcATAAACCATAATCAATTTTGCGCAATTAGAGAtgaattttagaaataaaaactttacTTCCGTTTCtcacgaaaatataatatgtgacaatattaataggtatattaatatttatatattaataaataattatcccTTATATTGCCTCCATTTTACCatggtctataaaaaaaaaaattctaaaataactattttttttttctccatattataaatgaataactctattcatttataatatggagaaaaaaaaattttaaatcaattaaattttgaatgaatgaaAGTAGGTAACTTATATTTTCAAAGATacaccatattaatatattattgtatatactgttgtaaaattgtatattatggcTCCCACACTTTAATAACTAATGCTAATTCAATaggtaataaagaaaaataggtaggtactaggtactcgtttaaattgtacctatgtcttattattttttttttctgtatttataacattgttcaatatatgatagtacctataatataggtatatatatatatatatatatacctatattcacCAGTCACCATCATGAACTTCTATGCACAAGTCAATTTAATAGAcctatggtaatattatatgcgcaggggcggactgg
It contains:
- the LOC100159571 gene encoding ribosomal protein S15A-like; the encoded protein is MVRMNVLSDALKSINNAEKRGKRQVLIRPCSKVIIKFLKVMMSHGYIGEFEIVDDHRAGKVVVNLTGRLNKCGVISPRFDVPIRNIEKWTNQLLPSRQFGFVVLTTSGGIMDHEEARRKHLGGKILGFFF